In Lineus longissimus chromosome 13, tnLinLong1.2, whole genome shotgun sequence, one genomic interval encodes:
- the LOC135497635 gene encoding tryptase-like isoform X2 has product MRRVLYIVFLGCLVASAQHVSARHANQSRQRRVVGGTEVTEKGKWPWLVSLLWKYPKDPEANPPTWRYGTCGASIINNQWLMSAAHCFHTPERIGPQYWTARMAALKFKSSPLDKFKDLVGKATLTPRWMLFEREVEKIIVHPNFQPGVKARWQNDIALMKMKYRIPIGLGFNQLKNVTLPIPGDASFPAARQECVFAGWGCSEGGGQPTKAQHDVVLPIARNSACARLFKVDIETRLCAGSLGGGISTCQGDSGGPLVCEKNGKYIQVGISSFNNPRDPGSEYAAFTRVSYFMDWVTRTIADN; this is encoded by the exons ATGAGACGGGTCCTTTATATCGTGTTCTTGGGTTGTCTTGTTGCTAGCG CCCAACATGTATCTGCCCGTCATGCAAACCAATCTCGGCAACGGAGAGTGGTAGGCGGCACCGAGGTCACAGAGAAAGGAAAATGGCCGTGGCTTGTGTCGTTGTTATGGAAATACCCGAAGGACCCGGAAGCCAACCCACCAACATGGCGGTATGGGACCTGTGGCGCCTCCATCATCAACAACCAATGGCTGATGAGTGCCGCGCATTGCTTTCATAC GCCTGAACGTATCGGACCACAATACTGGACTGCGAGGATGGCAGCCTTGAAGTTTAAG TCTAGTCCACTAGATAAGTTTAAGGATCTAGTAGGAAAGGCCACCCTTACCCCAAGATGGATGCTATTTGAACGGGAGGTTGAGAAGATCATTGTACACCCGAATTTTCAACCCGGAGTAAAAG CACGATGGCAAAACGACATAGCCCTGATGAAGATGAAATACAGGATTCCCATTGGTTTGGGCTTCAACCAACTAAAGAATGTCACCCTGCCAATTCCTGGTGACGCATCCTTTCCCGCAGCGAGGCAGGAGTGCGTATTTGCCGGATGGGGGTGCAGCGAGGGGG GTGGACAACCGACCAAAGCGCAGCACGACGTCGTGCTACCAATTGCACGTAACTCGGCATGTGCGAGATTGTTTAAGGTGGACATAGAGACGAGGTTATGTGCAGGTTCGTTAGGAGGAGGTATCAGCACATGTCAG GGAGATAGTGGTGGCCCTTTGGTATGTGAGAAAAACGGCAAATACATCCAAGTTGGCATCTCATCTTTCAACAACCCCAGGGATCCTGGATCCGAGTATGCAGCGTTCACGAGAGTGTCTTACTTTATGGACTGGGTGACGAGAACCATTGCTGATAATTAA